The proteins below are encoded in one region of Rhododendron vialii isolate Sample 1 chromosome 7a, ASM3025357v1:
- the LOC131332680 gene encoding uncharacterized protein LOC131332680, whose translation MKLSVKVQDQPHHDPNHHDRINNPFLLRAKLPITVFGLPFLSGVSTSDPSDLSLSLRTNFPSGPSLKLSYTPTTATATATSPLSLTLKSGVSLFGSPTNSPLVVSAHFIISPQNPNPSTPTFSLQIKPQFGDFSLRKTTHSSPPRNPSPSSKPDAEVTSMGFVPLERPSAWKDLSLDDLSPGKDSLLSGIAVAARTRLPVTSRVAVSCRWGVNFPADVTKKMPFLTVSKIGIERVDEVKEVKEVEVRNGNGNEGDFEILKGLCLSVGRELEVLQRENREMKQSLEEMRFGKLRGQQGWSYEGYGDGVAKKVPVGSGSSGGFEQWKNKKGGGEEHGQKESKKNGNRASDVESELQRAIKAASS comes from the coding sequence atgaagtTATCGGTGAAAGTCCAAGATCAGCCCCACCACGACCCCAACCACCACGACCGCATCAACAACCCATTCCTCCTCCGCGCCAAACTCCCCATAACCGTCTTCGGCCTCCCCTTCCTCTCCGGCGTCTCCACCTCCGACCCTTCCGACCTCTCCTTGTCCCTCCGCACCAACTTCCCCTCCGGCCCTTCCCTCAAACTCTCCTACacccccaccaccgccaccgccaccgccacgtCACCCCTTTCCCTCACCCTAAAGTCCGGCGTCAGCCTCTTCGGCTCCCCAACGAACTCCCCCCTCGTAGTCTCCGCCCACTTCATCATCTcccctcaaaaccctaaccctagcaCCCCCaccttctctctccaaatcaagCCCCAGTTCGGCGACTTCTCCCTCCGGAAAACCACCCACTCCTCCCCCCCTCGAAACCCTAGCCCTAGTTCCAAACCCGACGCCGAGGTCACCTCGATGGGCTTTGTGCCGCTCGAGAGGCCGTCCGCGTGGAAGGACTTGAGCCTGGACGATTTGTCGCCCGGTAAAGACTCGCTTCTCTCGGGAATCGCAGTCGCGGCGAGGACGAGGTTGCCGGTGACGAGCCGGGTGGCGGTGAGTTGCCGGTGGGGGGTTAATTTCCCGGCTGATGTTACGAAAAAGATGCCGTTTTTGACGGTGAGTAAGATCGGTATAGAGAGGGTTGATGAGGTGAAGGAAGTGAAGGAGGTTGAGGTGAGGAATGGTAATGGGAATGAGGGTGATTTTGAGATATTGAAGGGCTTGTGTTTGTCGGTGGGACGGGAGTTGGAGGTTTTGCAGAGGGAGAACAGGGAGATGAAGCAGAGTTTGGAGGAGATGAGGTTTGGGAAGTTGAGAGGGCAGCAGGGGTGGAGTTATGAAGGGTATGGGGATGGCGTTGCGAAGAAGGTGCCGGTTGGGAGTGGGAGTTCCGGTGGGTTTGAGCAGTGGAAGAACAAGAAGGGTGGCGGGGAAGAACACGGGCAGAAAGAATCTAAGAAGAATGGGAATCGGGCTAGTGATGTGGAGAGTGAATTGCAGAGAGCTATAAAGGCTGCTTCCTCTTAG